GATTAATAATAAATAGGAGTCTATGTGATTCACATAAACTCCTATTTTTTTTATATAGTATAAGCTATTAAGTCTCTTATACTATTTATTGCTTATTTCTTAAACAATACCCTGAGCCATCATAGCCTTGGCAACCTTCATGAAGCCGGCAACATTTGCACCCTTCACGTAGTTGATGTAACCGTCGGCCTGAGTACCGTACTTAACGCAGTTCTCATGAATGTCGTTCATGATGCGCTTCAGATAGTCGTCAACTTCCTTAGCAGTCCAGCTCAGACGCTCAGAGTTCTGAGACATCTCAAGACCAGATACTGATACACCACCTGCATTAGAAGCCTTACCGGGAGCATACAGAATCTTGGCATCCTGGAAAATCTTGATTGCTTCAGGGAGTGAAGGCATGTTTGCACCCTCAGCAACGGCAATCACACCATTGTTTACGAGAGCCTGAGCCTGCTCGCCATTGATTTCGTTCTGGGTAGCGCAGGGCAGGGCGATATCAGCCTTTTCATGCCAGGGACGCTCACCCTCATGATATACTGCGGTAGGATATTCCTCAACATACTCCTTGATACGGCCACGCTCAACATTCTTCAGTTCCATGATGAAGTCAAGTTTCTCACGTGTGATGCCGTCTGGATCATAGATATAACCATCTGAGTCTGACATAGTCATGGGGATAGCACCCAACTGCAAACACTTCTCTGCAGCATACTGTGCCACGTTTCCTGCACCAGAAATCAGGACCTTCTTGCCCTTCAGATCGATGCCGCGTGTAGCCAACATTGATGTCAGGAAGTAAACGGTACCATAACCGGTTGCCTCAGGACGGATAAGAGAACCACCGAACTGAATGCCTTTACCGGTGAGTACACCCTGGAACTGGTGAGTGAGCTTCTTGTACTGACCGAACATATAACCAACCTCACGACCACCTACACCGATATCACCAGCGGGAACGTCCTCATCAGGACCAATGTGACGATAAAGCTCGTTCATGAAAGCCTGGCAGAAACGCATTACTTCTGCATCGCTCTTTCCGCGAGGAGAGAAATCTGAACCACCTTTGGCACCACCCATAGGCAAGGTTGTCAGTGAGTTCTTGAAAGTCTGCTCGAAAGCCAAGAATTTCAGGATACCCAAATTTACTGACTTGTGATAGCGGATACCACCTTTGTACGGGCCAATGGCGTTATTGTGCTGAATGCGATATCCCATGTTTGTCTGAACGTTGCCCTTGTCGTCAGTCCATGTAACGCGGAATTCAATCACACGATCGGGAATACAAAGACGCTCAATCAGATTGTACTTTTCAAACTCGGGATGCTTGTTGTACTCTTCCTCGATAGTAGGAAGAACTTGGCTTACTGCCTGAATGTACTCAGGCTCATT
The sequence above is a segment of the Prevotella sp. E9-3 genome. Coding sequences within it:
- a CDS encoding NADP-specific glutamate dehydrogenase, translating into MNAAKVVEDLKLRFPNEPEYIQAVSQVLPTIEEEYNKHPEFEKYNLIERLCIPDRVIEFRVTWTDDKGNVQTNMGYRIQHNNAIGPYKGGIRYHKSVNLGILKFLAFEQTFKNSLTTLPMGGAKGGSDFSPRGKSDAEVMRFCQAFMNELYRHIGPDEDVPAGDIGVGGREVGYMFGQYKKLTHQFQGVLTGKGIQFGGSLIRPEATGYGTVYFLTSMLATRGIDLKGKKVLISGAGNVAQYAAEKCLQLGAIPMTMSDSDGYIYDPDGITREKLDFIMELKNVERGRIKEYVEEYPTAVYHEGERPWHEKADIALPCATQNEINGEQAQALVNNGVIAVAEGANMPSLPEAIKIFQDAKILYAPGKASNAGGVSVSGLEMSQNSERLSWTAKEVDDYLKRIMNDIHENCVKYGTQADGYINYVKGANVAGFMKVAKAMMAQGIV